A region of the Vigna unguiculata cultivar IT97K-499-35 chromosome 9, ASM411807v1, whole genome shotgun sequence genome:
GAGTCAGCTACAGTGTCACGGTGCATGGTGTATAAGATTATTGCTATGTTCGTTTCTGTGATTTTCTCTTTGAAGCGATTAACGCTACTCATCCATTCTTGTCACTTTGGAGGGGATTTGCAGAGATGGACTgctattttatcattatattcTTCTCACGTGCGTCATGATTTCACGTGTCCagactttatttatttttatttttttggctttTACTTGTGTGTTGAAATGAGATAATCGGTTAGGAAATTGATTCTCGTATGTTGTGAGTGAGTGAGGAAATTGATACTCGTATATTGTGAGTGACTGAGGAAATTGATTATGAAACCGATGTAAGTTTGCATGATAGGTGATGTTATATGCATTAGGAATGGGAGAGGAGGAAATCGATTTcttgaatttatatataaataaatgatattaattataataatatattatttttattataaatgaaaaataataatcttattttactttattaaaaaaatatatcaatcaCATGAATcacaaattctaaaaaaaatatacatataggAGGTGTGGACGTTCAAACCcaatttttattgttacaaCACAAAGGTGATACTACTACCATTTACATGCATCCGATGTTAAACAATTAACAAATAACTTTATACGCTTTTTTGACTTATTTGAAGAACAAAGGTACATGTAAGATATAACGCTACACACTACTAAActagtgaaataaaataaaaaataaaactagggaaataatcaaagagcagagCGAGATAATAGGTAGGAAGTGCTGAGAGGAAGAGTCTCACCATGGAATTGATACCATCCATGCTAATTCATAATAGAACAAGGTGTACTTAATGCCTTAATGCTTTCAGAATTGTGACAGCTGAGGCTTCTTTGCTTGATTTGTACTTAGCCCCTTAATTTCATTGGCATAATTAgttctttaattatttagacCGGCTCGGTTTGATTTTGTATATTATCTTTGTAAATCACtcaataatatttctttttaaagtcAAATCACTTAATAAGTCCATCTCTATAATGAGGtcatttctataattattaaaaatattgaaatcaaCCCAAGGGGATAGATGATATTGAGAGATCAATATATTTCCTAATAATGACGCAAAATCAACGACCTTAAAGCGGTTGCTTGCAGGAATCAATACAAGGCTTTTTTGTACTTGCTCGAACAGAACCTAACAAACGCTACAAAAACTTTTCCTTTCCAACCACCAATTACAGCAACCTTACGTTTATTTCAAGAATGGTGCTACCTTGACACTGCTATTGTTTATCTTTCCCATGATTTACTTTCtcgggttaaatatgtttcattttcaaTTACCACATATTTGGCTTCTTTAAGTTGACTATTCACCTCGTCTTACGACACCGAACACGAAACAGTAATAAGCGCGATGACCAATGATCCAGTTATATTATTTAGATTAGTTTATTTGCAGAACTCATACTTCccgatatatattttatttaactgaTAAGGGTCGATCGAAGGTGatttaacatataataacaaGGATGAAGTCGACACCAGAAATAGGTCACCACCACATGGTCGCATTTGGTGGTCACCTCCCCGCAATACAGAGAAACGTTTGTATTGCAATGTGTAACTAGCGAATGgaaaaagtgtataacaaaaccATCCATGAACAAGTAGAAGATAAAGGACACCGGTCGGTTGACACAACCTACACTCATTtgatattgttttattaatggGAGAGTAAGAATACATGTGTCAAATAAGTGTAAGTGTATCAAAGCTATTTTTTTCCGAAGATAAAACCAGTGTACAGTGATGTTGGTTTCCAAGGCAAGATGCTAGCTTGACAATTTTCTACGACCAGAGATAAATTTGAGAGCAAACCTTGAAAATTGGGTGAGCGTGAAAAACATTTGCAACATAGCGCGGCCCTTGACAAGACCCTCTCTCACGCCCCTTGCTGTTCTGGCCACCGCAGGCTCATCACTATCCTCGACTTTCGAATTGATCTTTCCCTGCAATGAAGCTATAACAAAGTGAAAAACATGGAGTAAAACTGCTTTGTTTGCCcgacaaaaaaactaaaatcacagGAACCTAACTTAAACAGTCATGATTGGTACGTAACCTGAAGAAGGCATAGTAGTCAAACGGCGAAGCCTCTCCTCCGCCAAGCGAACTGCACGAGTTGAGCTTCGAACACCTTGAGTAATCTCTTGGCTATACCACCCCACACAAGTGAAAGTAGCATTAACATTATAATAGcaacacaaaaaaattgaaagaaaaataaataaacaaataaaagctTAAACAATTGACTTCAAGTCTTAAACTACCACCAATTTATTCCCTTAAAATTTAAGACGATAGGCTTTAAAATAATCTCTACAATGTCTAATTATTCCCTTAAATATtgagatttaattaataataataataatatcacatCAAACGTTTTTCTAATTTAGGCTAATGCTATTAATCAATTACACTGTCAGAGACTTATTTGAGACCTTTCCTAGACTTAGAACTACCGTAACATGCTATATATTTAAATCAGCTGTTCATTTCAAGTTTCAGTAACTATTACATGAGTACATATGGATGAGGCTAACAAAAATCGCTACAAAGAGTTGTTCATGTCCTCATTTGCTCTCAGTTTTACACTGGTCATGAAATTTTGAAACGATTATAAGTTGTTAAAAGAGTTTTATGGCGGTGCTAATGGTAATGAAGCTTAATAACAGGGATGTTTTAACAGATATGTATGTGAGTTTTCTTGATTGGGATTAACAGTTTAatgataaataacaaaattaccCTATATCACTGAGCTCTGTGGTTAAGTCACTGATTTCCATGCCGGATAATCGAATAGCGGCCATGGTGTTGGGAAGGTCCTCCCTCGTGGCATCCATCAGCTTCTCCATCGATTCCGCTGCTTTCTTGAAAGCCTTTACATCGCATCACATTCCAGGATCAGAAACTAAGACCTTGCAAAATCAAACAGAAAATCGAGAACACAAACCAGGAGCGTGGGAATCGCGGAGAAAAACAGCCACGTTGCACATACCGCCGTCTGCACGAGACAATAAACACAGGTTTCGTTAATTGAAGAATGATAAGAGATCATATGAGGTTTGTTTAAGGAGAGCGTGAACGGTACCGCGCAGGCAAAGACGTTGAGAACGGTGACGTGGCGGCTGGTGAGGTTCCAGTGTTGGAGCGACGGAGATCCCACTGCGGAGGTGTGATGTGTGGGTTGTACGGTGAAGGAGCAGAAAGGTTGGGGAAGGGAAGAGAGCTTCGTGAATGAGAGACTACGGTGTGAGTGCACGTTGGCGGCGAAAGTGTGCTTCGTGAGTGGAGCTACAGTGCGTGGCCATGAAGCTTGGAATTGCAGAGCACTCGGCATTTCTTCTCTCTGCGAGAAGCATAGAGCGATACAACCAATGAATCAACCATAGCCAGACTGGTTCTTTCTCTCAGAACCGCTTTCTGTACTTTTTGGGCCCCCAAGAAGGAGGTGAATTGTCTAGGACAAGCCCAacttaaaaaatggattacGCCCTacagggaaaagaaaaagactcgTGAATCAAACACAGAAATACCAAACACTCCgcactttttattattagttaacatttattaaatgaaagaGTGGAAcccatatataatttaataatttccaCAAAAAGCTCCGGACAATAATAAAGagggttaaaatataaaagtattaacTTTAAGTTGAATGGTTtagaatacaaaaagaaaatccataagattttatattttgtttaaaatataagaaactaAATTTCTGAATTCTCTTGCTCAAATTTGAATTGACTTTAGTTCCTTAGAattctaatatattttgtaattttgtaattaattttgtaatttatccCCGTACACCCTCACATGACATTTGTCAAGGAACTTTTTCACCCACATtaattttactgtttttttataaattaatcccCATGCATCTAACCATTTTGCTTTACTACAGTTTGACATCACGACCTTCGAAGCTAATCTAAAGAAAGAAACTTGGATGATCTGTGCCTATCATTTACATCGCATATTTACAACATAATACCCTCTAACATAGCCTACAAAATTCTTAATTCGCCTGTGGCGACTACCCTGTCCATATGAAGAAACACTTCCCCATCAAGAAAACTATTAACTCCTATCCGATTACACCCTGCcccctctttttttcttctccctttcttccttttctgtTTTCCTTTACAGTTACTAGCCATTTCTGTATATATGAAGTTCACAAATAAGCAAATAATGAGTTACTGACTGGCTGACTTCCACCAGGAACCAAGCAACCAAAAAAGAAGCTCCCTAGCCCATCTTCTAACCAATTTTGCTAACACTTGTCACTGTTGCGTTGCAAAAGAAACATCTCTGGCAGTTCAAAAGGTGCCTGGTTATACAGCCATAGCAAGACTTGTGTGAACAAGGTGCAATTTGGGCATCTGCTTCACATGCATAACATATGCAGCACAACCTATCATCAAGATCTGTATCTCCCACACTATCCACTTTACCATGTGGTAATACTGTGCGGCAAGTAAGGAGACTAAGAAAATTCTCTAGCTGCTCATATTTTGCTACATAAGCTTCCCCTCGAAAGGATCCATCCTGACAAAATCAAACAGTAGTGTCAAAAGATCAAGAGAAAACTAAAATCGTGACATGTACAGGAACTACCAACTTTTAGACAGCTCATTTATCATTTGAAATTGTTAGGTTATATTATAGACACAAgaaataaacttttaatattgTAATGCAAATCTGCAAAACTGTGACGGATTTCTATCAATGAACTTTAATGGTTGactttattcataatttagtaTTAGATAgcatcaaattaaatttttcaaaaaaactgGGTAAAACGCGCGTCAGAAAGAAAAACATTACATTCCAAATACCAGGGAATCAAGAACATAGATTAAGTGTGGCAACAACTAACCCAGTTATAATCCAGAAGATACTGGAATCCATACTGAACAGTATCTGGACAGTCCATGCTTGCGAAAACATCTAAAAGATCATTGTTTTCTCGATATTCTTCAGAATTTGTAGCATCCAATAAATTTAAGATGATCCCTACTAGAGGGGCCAATATCATGCCTCGGTTTATTTTTTCTGGAGATTGACTATGCCGTCTAACGGAcctgaaaagaaataagaaagagGGCAGCCTCATTAAAaatcaaatgataaaatatattttcatttgatTCCAAATTCTCGAGGAACCTTGGACTATCAGTTTCTCATGAAACAATATCAGTGCGTGAGGAAGGGGTACATTAAGTTCtggtatttttaaattgttacatATCGTTAAGATATTATTAGTTACAATATTTTATGTTAGTTACAATATTATGTGTAGTTGAACTtagttcatatttttctttattatttttcattataaatatattatcctatattttttttttacacaaagGGAATtaaccctaaacctaattttCCCTATTTTCAAATGGTATTTAGAGTCAGGGTTTTCTGAAGTCATGGGATTGAAACTTACAAGTCAAAGAATTCAGCATCGGCAGCAGAAGTAATGTGATTTAGGATAAATACAACCAACTCGGTTAACCTTCGTAAGTTAGTGTCTGGTCCAGACAGGAATGCTTGAGGAATCTCACGAGTGCAGAACTCCAGAATCCTTGCAAGATTACATGAAAGATCAAATATGAcacaacatttcctttgctgaaaCTCTATTACCTGAGTAAGAAGTGTTGCAACAGTATATTATTGGAATGGATATATCAAACTCTGAATTAGTCAAGCTATCATTCTAATTATAGAAACCATTTCAATCTTATGCACACGATGACTTGAAATGAACCCAAAATAGAAAAAGGACCAGCTACAAAAGTAACCACATAAGAAACTGGAATCGC
Encoded here:
- the LOC114163837 gene encoding uncharacterized protein LOC114163837 isoform X1, giving the protein MPSALQFQASWPRTVAPLTKHTFAANVHSHRSLSFTKLSSLPQPFCSFTVQPTHHTSAVGSPSLQHWNLTSRHVTVLNVFACATAVCATWLFFSAIPTLLAFKKAAESMEKLMDATREDLPNTMAAIRLSGMEISDLTTELSDIGQEITQGVRSSTRAVRLAEERLRRLTTMPSSASLQGKINSKVEDSDEPAVARTARGVREGLVKGRAMLQMFFTLTQFSRFALKFISGRRKLSS
- the LOC114163837 gene encoding uncharacterized protein LOC114163837 isoform X2, producing the protein MPSALQFQASWPRTVAPLTKHTFAANVHSHRSLSFTKLSSLPQPFCSFTVQPTHHTSAVGSPSLQHWNLTSRHVTVLNVFACATAVCATWLFFSAIPTLLAFKKAAESMEKLMDATREDLPNTMAAIRLSGMEISDLTTELSDIGQEITQGVRSSTRAVRLAEERLRRLTTMPSSGKDQFESRG